In a genomic window of Ptiloglossa arizonensis isolate GNS036 chromosome 12, iyPtiAriz1_principal, whole genome shotgun sequence:
- the LOC143153095 gene encoding RWD domain-containing protein 2A translates to MSTSEEMNENLTVQVCELEALKSIYPKELIIADYGTLVDVNDFIKNPAQELPRRLEYSIELSMNDGTIEMLVSLSANYPKEKPEIYARSSSLNRTQQLLLNQSLNDVVKCQEEGEPCIYMLISWLQDNGEDYIAASNMNQKKEYDCVNKDNKQAGSTIFARYWIYSHHIYSKFKRKSITALAKENSITGFCLAGKPGVICMEGVFKDCDYCWQKIKSMNWHRILIRLLEKEEDCKNIDSVRKFNNFQEISFPTFERHNDMGQLLKYLTEHKMQHAFKELFGIEGKSTELPN, encoded by the exons ATGTCCACATCCGAGGAAATGAACGAAAATTTAACGGTACAAGTTTGCGAATTGGAAGCATTAAAATCCATTTATCCAAAAGAATTAATTATTGCCGACTATGGAACGTTGGTAGATGTTAATGACTTTATTAAAAATCCTGCACAAGAACTTCCTCGAAGATTGGAATATTCAATTGAACTTTCAATGAATGAT GGAACAATTGAAATGTTGGTTAGTTTGTCAGCTAATTATCCCAAAGAGAAGCCAGAGATTTATGCTAGAAGTTCATCATTGAATCGAACTCAACAGTTGCTTTTAAACCAATCACTAAATGATGTTGTTAAATGTCAAGAGGAAGGTGAACCATGCATCTACATGTTAATATCATGGTTACAAGACAATGGTGAAGATTACATTGCAGCATCTAATATGAATCAGAAAAAGGAATATGATTGTGTAAACAAAGATAACAAGCAGGCAGGATCTACAATTTTTGCTAGATATTGGATATATAGTCATCATATCTACAGCAAGTTCAAGAGAAAAAGCATAACTGCCTTGGCAAAAGAAAATTCTATTACTGGCTTTTGTTTGGCAGGAAAGCCAGGTGTTATTTGCATGGAAGGTGTTTTTAAAGACTGTGACTACTGCTGGCAGAAA atTAAATCTATGAATTGGCACAGAATATTGATAAGATTATTAGAAAAAGAGGAAGATTGTAAGAACATTGATAGTGTgcgtaaatttaataattttcaagaaatatCTTTTCCTACATTTGAACGTCACAACGATATgggacaattattaaaatatttaacagaGCATAAGATGCAGCATGCATTTAAGGAACTATTTGGAATTGAAGGTAAATctacagaactgccaaattaa
- the Apc10 gene encoding anaphase-promoting complex subunit 10 gives MSNKTGNGGEIDPVQEELAGRVREVGNHAIWSLSSCKPGFGVDQLRDDVTETYWQSDGQLPHLVNIQFKRKTTIRDICIYTDYKLDESYTPSRISIRAGTNFNDLQEVEVMDLNEPSGWVVIPIKDINDRPIRTFMIQIAVISNHQNGRDTHMRQIKVHSPTQDVLGPPAPYIPGQFLTNELLRYATVR, from the exons ATGAGCAATAAAACTGGAAATGGAG GAGAGATAGATCCGGTTCAGGAGGAATTAGCTGGTCGTGTACGGGAAGTGGGAAATCATGCAATTTGGAGTTTGTCCAGTTGTAAACCTGGTTTTGGTGTAGATCAACTACGTGATGATGTTACAGAAACCTATTGGCAATCTGATGGACAATTACCACATTTAGTAAACATACAATTTAAAAGGAAAACGACTATACGCGATATATGCATTTATACAGATTATAAGTTAGATGAAAGTTACACTCCTAGCAG GATAAGTATTAGAGCAGGCACAAATTTTAATGATCTTCAAGAGGTAGAAGTTATGGACTTAAATGAGCCAAGTGGTTGGGTTGTAATTCCAATAAAAGACATAAATGACAGACCTATTAGGACATTTATGATACAAATAGCTGTAATAAGTAATCATCAAAATGGACGAGACACACATATGAGACAAATTAAAGTTCATAGTCCAACACAGGATGTTCTTGGACCACCAGCTCCTTACATTCCAGGCCAATTTCTCACCAATGAACTTTTGCGATATGCCACGGTTAGATAA